One stretch of Tepidibacter hydrothermalis DNA includes these proteins:
- a CDS encoding GNAT family N-acetyltransferase produces the protein MNISKLTIRQEQKDDHKQVYNVAKKAFENAEHTDSDEHNLIERLRYAKEFVPKLSLVAELEGKIVGHILFTEIKIGKKIGLSLAPVSVDPKYQSGGIGSNLIIKGHKIAKNLGYEIVVVLGHEKYYPRFGYVKASNYGIKAPFEVPDENFMVLELKENALNEIKGIVEYSSKFFNE, from the coding sequence ATGAATATAAGTAAATTAACAATTAGACAAGAACAAAAAGACGACCACAAACAAGTTTATAATGTAGCGAAAAAAGCTTTTGAAAATGCTGAGCATACAGATAGTGATGAACATAACCTTATAGAAAGACTTAGATACGCAAAGGAATTTGTACCAAAACTTTCTTTGGTGGCAGAACTTGAAGGAAAAATAGTTGGCCATATTCTTTTTACAGAGATTAAAATAGGGAAAAAAATAGGGTTATCTCTTGCTCCTGTTTCAGTTGATCCTAAATACCAATCAGGAGGAATAGGTTCTAATCTTATAATCAAAGGGCATAAAATTGCTAAAAATCTTGGTTATGAAATAGTGGTAGTTTTAGGACATGAAAAATATTATCCTAGATTTGGTTATGTCAAAGCTAGTAATTACGGTATAAAAGCACCGTTTGAAGTACCCGATGAGAATTTTATGGTTTTAGAACTAAAAGAAAATGCATTAAATGAAATTAAAGGTATTGTAGAATATTCATCTAAATTCTTCAATGAATAA